GCGAGCTGGAGTGGTGTTGATTGATGAGGTTGCGATCGCAACCCTAAAAAACACTCTTCTCCCCCAAGCCTTAATCCTCACCCCCAATCGCTATGAAGCTCAAATCCTCAGTGGAATGGAGATTCACACCCTCGAAGACATGCAAACAGCAGCTCAAAAAATCCACGATCTGGGACCCAAAAACGTCTTAGTTAAGGGCGGTGGGATGAGCGATACGCTTTTAGGTATCGATGTTTGGTTTGATGGCCAACAGATGGAAACCCTAAAGACAGAAACCGTTGCCACGACGAATACCCACGGCACGGGCTGTACGTTGTCGGCTGCGATCGCAGCCAATCTTGCCCTTGGCAAACCACCCCTAGCTGCTGCCAAAGCCGCTAAAACCTACGTTACCCAAGCCTTGAAACATGCCTTAGATATTGGTCAAGGTCAGGGACCTGTAGGGCACTGGTTCCCACTGGTATCTAAAGCGCCGGAAGCCTTAGACTTTTCCCGCCTCTGGAACTAGATACCCGATCAGATCCAACAGTCTCCAGATACACTAAGTCATAAGCAGCAGGCTTTATGACCCCTGTTCAGTGCCAAAAGTCGCTAGTCAGTCCCCCTAAACATGCCGCTCCAAATCCAAGCTTTGCTGCTAGCAATCACCACGGTTTACCAAATTATTGCTTGTCTAATTGAAAATCGCATCTCACCCCCAGGGCAGCACATTGATATCGGTGGCTATGCCCTGCATCTCCAGACCCTGGGCATGGGACGGCAGACTATTGTTTTAGACCACAGCTTAGGTGGCATTGAAGGCTATCTGCTATTAAAAAAGCTGGCTCCTTTAGGACAAGTCTATATCTATGATCGAGCAGGGTATGGATGGAGCGATCATAGTCCTCATCCCCGAACCAGCGACCAGGTGGTTAAGGAATTAGACCTGCTACTAACCCATGCCAAAGTTGAACCGCCCTATCTCTTAGTTGGAGATTCCTTTGGCAGCTACAACATGCGGCTCTATGCCCATCGTTTCCCTGAGAAAGTATCGGGATTAGTGCTTACCGATGGTCTACATGAGCGAGCCATGCTGAAAATGCCGTTTCAGCTTAAGGCCCTGAAGCTCTTTTTTATCTCCGGGTTTTTGATGTCAATTGTGGGGTCAGCCTTTGGCATTATTCGCTTGTTGCGTCTTTGCCAAGTGTTTAAGCTAGTGAAGCCAGAATTAAAAAAATATCCTCCAGCAGAGCTAACGTCCGTCACCCGTTCCTTTTGTCGTCCCAAACATTGGATCACCATGAGCCGAGAGCTGTGGAATTTAGATAAAAGTGGACGTCAGCTCCGGATAGCAGATAACTTAGGTGCTTTACCCCTCGCCAGCATCAAGTCCCAATCATTTTTCAAACCGTCGCTGTTAACGATGTTGACGCCGCTACGGAGTGCCAACCGTTTACGAGACAAAATCCATCTCGATTTGATGCAGCTTTCTTCTGTTAGCAAACAGCTTCCCGCCAGCAAGAGCAGTCATTTTGTTTGGGTAGATGAGCCGGAGGTGATGGTGGCAGCGGTGAAGTGGGTGCTGGCCAATCAGTCGAAGCATTCCAAGGTGCATGATGATTGAATTAGCCCCTTGGCGATCAACTTTGAGTCGAGCTTTGCATCGGAATCGGTCGTTGGTCTATGCCCGATATGCTCAGTTAGCGACAGTGCAGGCGAATCGTCCCGCCAATCGAACGGTAG
The Acaryochloris marina S15 genome window above contains:
- the thiD gene encoding bifunctional hydroxymethylpyrimidine kinase/phosphomethylpyrimidine kinase, coding for MNLSLSNQASSVPVALTIAGSDSGGGAGIQADLRTFAFHRVHGTSALTCITAQNTVGVNRVDALPPAAVVTQIDAVASDIGVQAAKTGMLLNAEIMEAVATELQRQQIHQLVVDPVMVSRAGVVLIDEVAIATLKNTLLPQALILTPNRYEAQILSGMEIHTLEDMQTAAQKIHDLGPKNVLVKGGGMSDTLLGIDVWFDGQQMETLKTETVATTNTHGTGCTLSAAIAANLALGKPPLAAAKAAKTYVTQALKHALDIGQGQGPVGHWFPLVSKAPEALDFSRLWN
- a CDS encoding alpha/beta fold hydrolase — encoded protein: MPLQIQALLLAITTVYQIIACLIENRISPPGQHIDIGGYALHLQTLGMGRQTIVLDHSLGGIEGYLLLKKLAPLGQVYIYDRAGYGWSDHSPHPRTSDQVVKELDLLLTHAKVEPPYLLVGDSFGSYNMRLYAHRFPEKVSGLVLTDGLHERAMLKMPFQLKALKLFFISGFLMSIVGSAFGIIRLLRLCQVFKLVKPELKKYPPAELTSVTRSFCRPKHWITMSRELWNLDKSGRQLRIADNLGALPLASIKSQSFFKPSLLTMLTPLRSANRLRDKIHLDLMQLSSVSKQLPASKSSHFVWVDEPEVMVAAVKWVLANQSKHSKVHDD